The sequence ATGGCTTCATGTAGGCTGTTTTTCGCCTTATCCGTGACAATTTCTGTGCTGTTATGAATTTGTTCTACTTGATTTACGATTAACCTATTTTTGTCAACACTGTCTTGTAGGCTTGCTAGCTGTTCCTCAACTGCGGCGCTATTTTGGAGAAGGACCGATGTGATTTCTTGACTTGCCTTGGCCGAATCGGAAGTTCCCTCCGTTAATTTATCGACATGATTGACCATAACAGTGCTTGTTTGGTCGATTTCCGCAAGGAGCTGATCAAGATGGGCTTGTTGAAGCTCTTTTTCAGCAGTCAAACGATTTTCAGTCAGCTTATTAATATAAATAATAAGCATCGTCGCTAAACATGTAAAGATAAGGTAAATAAAATGAAGCATAAGTAATGGAAAGCTATAATCACTCGTTCCACATAGCAATTGTGGGAAATAGAAATAGCCAGCTAAATGGTGAACTGCAAAAACAGTAAGGCTTAACAGAATTAAGCGTATGCTGGTAAAGCTTGCAATGATAGCAACCACCATAAAGATGGAGAAATGGTATTCAACTAAGCCGTTTTCACCAGCAATCATGGCAATACTCGAGAATGTGAGTGTCAACGTTAGATATATTGGAATTCGGGGATGGACTTTATCTTTTCTAAATAGCCATAGAGCGATGAAAAATAGTCCAATAGGAATAAGTAACAATATGTTCGTCAGTGTGGTTAGTCCACTCGAAAGGCTACTAATCCCACTTAATGAAAGATAGGAACTTAAAAAATTAAATTGTCTATGTAATACATGAATAATGATTGCCAATCCGACCGAGCAGCCACTTAATATCATTAATAACCCGTTTTTCGTTAAATTAAGTGTTTTCATTGAATTTTGTCCAACTCCTACATGTATAATAATCTATTGCTAATTTATTACTTTGATAAAGTAAAGAACGAATAAATTTCCAAAGCATCATTAAAATTAACAAAGAGACCTATACATAATCTATACATTGGAATAGTAACTAAAGATTGTTTGGTCTGTAATTGAAATATCTTGATGAAATTGAGATACTACATTATAAAGAGAGTGAAGACTTTTGCAAAAGGGGGAATCTACATGAGAGCCATTTTAGTAGATGATGAACACCTAGCGCTACAATATTTAGGGAAGCTGCTACAAGAAATCGATGGTGTTAAGATTATTGGAACTTATATAAATCCATATGAAGCAATTGAAGCCATACTTCAAGAAAAACCAGATATTGTTTTTCTCGATATTGAAATGCCTGAGATGAATGGCATTGAGCTGGCTGAAAAAATTCAAGAAACATTGCCAACTACCCACATTGTTTTCATTACCGCGTTTAGTGAATATGCTGTGAAGGCGTTTGAAATAAATGCCGTCGATTATATTGTAAAACCTGTTCAGCGCGATCGGCTGAGTAAAACCTTGTGGCGCATTGCCAAAGAGTTTACAGAGATTTCGAATTCAACAGTTCCTAGCCGTTCGGCAAGGGTGAGCATGTTTCAATCATTATCTTTCGTTTGGAGTGGAGATGTCTCTGAGCCGATTGATGTACGTTGGCGAACGTCTAAAGTACGTGGAATATTTGCATTACTCCTTCAAAATCGAGGGACTTTTGTCCAAAAAGATCTTTTGCTAGATCTTTTTTGGCCCGAGATGGATTTAGAAAAAGGCTTTATACAATTATATAGTGCGGTATATCAAATTAGAAAAACAATTGCATCGACAAATTTTGATATGAGTATTGTGAATCATGAAAATGGCTACCGACTCGATTTAAACGGTGTGACTGTCGATGTGGATGAGTGGGAGAAGGGGATAGAACAAGTAGCTGCTATTACAGATAAGACACTTGAGGAGCATAGAAAGTTATTGGAGTTGTACCAAGGGGATTATTTGGCGAAAGAAGAGTATGTATGGGCGGAAGGCGAGCGGGAACGTTTACGTGTACTTTGGCTACAACATATTTTCAAAGTTGCAGATTACTTAGTGTCTGACAGGCAATTTGGGGAAGCTGTATCCCTTTATTTGCGTGTACAAATAGCTCAACCATTTTTAGATGAAAGTTATTTCAAGTTGATGCAATTATATGGTCAGCTTGGTGATCATCGGTCTGTGGAGCAGCAGTATAGCCAGTTAACAGCGATGCTACAGGAAGAATATGATGCAAAACCAAGAGCGATTATTCGGGAATGGTATGAAAAGTGGCTGGGGGCTAGTGGAATAAGTATATCGTGAAAATGGATGTCTGCTGCCTTATTAGGAAGCGGCATCCATTTTGTTCTAGCTCAGGAAATTATAAAATTCTCGTACTGTGGATAAGTCGGAATAGAGTGATTTCTCGTCTAGGCTCCAGCACCTAGCCCCGACAAGCCCTCCAGCGCTTGTTGGGGCTGAACAGGTGCTTGCGCTTTTGTTCCTGCTGAAACCTATAGCTGAAGAGAGCACATTAACGATTGTCCTGCTACTCAGCTTTTCTAGCCTTTAATTTATGTTCATACATATTTGAATCTGCTAATTGAAACAAATCCTCAAAATGATCTGCGTCTGCTGGGAAAAAGGCAATCCCGATACTCGGTTCAATTTGTAACGTGATCGCATCAGTTATAAACAAGTTTTCCTTAAAACTTTCCTGCAATCGCTTGCTCCAATCAGTCACTGCTTGTTGTGTTGGGAAGTTTTCCAAGAAGATGACGAACTCGTCTCCTCCTAATCGTGCAACCAAATCATTTGATCGTACGGCTTGCTTTAAGAGCGTAGCTGTATGCTGTAGAACTTGGTCTCCAATCGCATGTCCATACGTATCGTTTATTCGTTTAAACCGATTTAAATCAATCAAAATAAGGGCTGATTCTTTTGGTGAACTTGTTGTAAGCTCAATTAGTCGGTCTTTCACTTTGGGAACAAAATAAGCCCGGTTATGTAGAGCAGTAAGTACATCATGATAGGCCATATGTTTAATTAAACGATCATTTTCGATTTCTTCTGTTACGTTTCTCCAGACTAAATAAAATAACTTTTCTTCCTCAACGAGAATAGTAGTTGCCTCTACAGAATAGTGAATTACTTCTTGAGTATCATTTATTTTAAAGCTCAATGGATAATCATGTAGAGTAATTTTTTCTTGAAGTAAGTCGATGAACTGATGCAAAACCTCTTTGTTGTCATCAGTTCGAAAAAAATGTAGCATGTTGAAGTTCTTGTGACCATATTTGAGAAATTCTTTCCTGGAATATTCGTTAAATTCTAGAACATCCCAATCGCTATTAACAACTGTGATTGAAATGGGAATTAGGTTAAATATTGTTTGAAATTTTTTTACTGCAGAAGGTAGCAAATTGAATTTAAAAGCTGAAATAGTTAATAAAATAGGGAAAATGATGCCTATTATTAAAAAAGGGTGGGGAAGTAGAACTCGGTTGAAATTCGGATATTCAAATAGGAATGCAATGATTAAACCTAAAAAAGTTCCGGCCAAAAATAACTGTAAAATCTTGCGTCGTGAAATAGATGTTGTGTGCTTGATGCCGTACCATAATATCCCTATAAAAACTAGCATAATGGCATTGACAATCATAAGTATGACGAAATGGGGAAGATGGAAAATAGGGAAATTCCAAACGCCTATTCGGGTTGTTTCTGTATCGGCTATAAAATCGATTTTAAAAAGTAATATAGCTAAGATGATGAAAAAAGGAATATAACAAATGAAAGGATACAAAGGTATGTTAATACGATCAGGTATCCTAGCGATATGCATAAAAAAATGAAGTGTTATGGTAATGATTAATATACTAATGGTACCAAAGATTAGATGTAGCATAAGCGTGCTATAAGAAGGTGGTAGTAAATATCTAATGAACTCTTCAAAAAAAATAAAACTATAAAGAGCAATTAATACTGCAATAAGTCTGTTTGTTGTATTCAGGAAGTTTTGTGAGATAATTATGCAGGCGACACTAAATAAAATAATCCCGGGAACACCATAAATAATTATATAAGGAACTAGTTGTTGAATCGACATGATGCACACACTCCTTTTTGAAAGAAATTAACTGGAAAATGGATATTTATTACTATGAACAAATTAATCATTTTGGCTTGCTACTAGTATTATAGTCCTTTCTTGAAATAAGATAAAGTAGTTTTTTTATAATTTTCTGTCGAATAATATTTTTCATTTACATGTTCTTGCATTCCAAAATACAGCTTAATCTGGTATTGTTAGTGTATGTTTATCTCTATTTAGCAGGATTCAAACCTTATTCGAAAATGAAAGGATGGTTGACATGACAGCAGCGAATTCAATACCTAAATCAGGACCTGCATTGAAACAACTTCATTCACATCATGCGATTCACGAAAGCGGCTTGACAGGTGCGATTGACAAGACGAATGATATGATGGACTACTTAAAAAAAGGGGATTTAGCAACAGCTAATCATGCGGCGGATGCGCTGATAGACTACTGGCTCACACGCATTATTGCACATGCAGATTCGGAAGAGGCTGGATTTTACGAAGAAGTTGCAACGCAGAAGCCAGAATTGAAAGACGCCGTTATTCAGTTAACACGAGATCATGAGTTAATGCGTATTATCGTCAAAGATATCGAAGAACTTCGTGCAGAAGAAAATCTGAGCCCAGGCGTTCTTCACCGCTTCCACTCACTATTAGTCGTGAATGAAATACATAGTCGTGACGAAGAAAGATTGTTATTTGAATAAAAAGCGTCCATCCAGGTACTTTTTATCTAGCTCCGCATTTCATTTATTTTTTGACGAAGGAACGAGGAGGGGATTTACATCGAAAAAGCTTTACATATTTTAACCACATATTTTGGATATCCTTCCTTTAGAACGGGGCAGGAGCAAGTCATTCGTGGCGTCATGCAAGGACAGGATACCCTTTGTGTCATGCCGACAGGAGGCGGGAAATCAGTCTGCTATCAAGTGCCGGCACTTGTGATGGAAGGGACAGTTCTCGTTATTTCACCACTTATTTCCCTCATGAAAGACCAGGTCGATGCACTCCATCAAGTCGGTATCCCCGCTGCTTACATCAATAGTTCATTATCATCAGAAGAATATTTCGGAACAATGGAACTGGCGATGGCGGGCAAGTATCAGCTACTCTATGTGGCACCCGAACGGCTTGACTCGCCAGCGTTCAAAAACCAGTTACGCCAAATGAATATCCCGATGGTTGCGATTGATGAAGCGCATTGTATTTCACAATGGGGACATGATTTCCGTCCAAGCTACCGCAATATTAGTAGTATTGTTTCTCTATTCGATGAAAAACCGGTCGTTTTGGCACTGACAGCAACTGCAACACCGGATGTGCGGGAAGATATTTGTCGCCAGCTTGGGATTAGCGAAGCCAATACGGTGATGACGGGTTTCGAACGAGCGAATCTTACTTTTTCTGTCATTAAGGGACAAGACCGCGAGAAATTCGTCAAAGACTATGTGAAGAAAAATGATGGAGAAGCAGGTATCATTTATGCTGCAACGCGCAAAGCTGTCGATTCTGTCCATGAAACTTTACGGAAAAGTGGGGTAGCTGTTGCCAAATACCATGCGGGCTTAGGAGACGTTGAGCGACAATCGGAGCAGGACAGATTCTTGATGGATGAAGCGACGGTGATGGTCGCGACGAATGCTTTTGGTATGGGAATTGACAAGTCTAATATTCGCTATGTCATCCATTATCAAATGCCTAAAAATATGGAAAGTTATTACCAGGAAGCAGGACGTGCAGGGCGAGATGGGCTGGATAGTGAGTGTACGTTATTGTTTTCATCGCAAGATGTACAAACGCAACGTTTCCTCATTGATCAATCACAAGATGAGAATCGTATCCCTGCGGAATTAGAAAAATTGCAGTCAATGATTGACTTTTGCCATACGGAGGCCTGTTTGCAGAAATTCATCATTACCTATTTCGGTGAAACCGATGTCGTCAATTGTGGTCGCTGTGCGAATTGTACGGATACGAGGGAAAGCACAGATGTGACAGTGGATGTCCAAAAGGTATTATCCTGTGTCATCCGCATGAAGCAGCGTTTTGGCAAGACGATGATTGCACAAGTATTGACGGGATCTCGTAATAAGAAAGTACTCGAATTCGGATTCGAAAAACTACCTACCTATGGTTTGATGAAAGATCGAAGTGCAAAAGATATCTCTGATTTTATCGAATTCATTATTTCAGAAAACTATCTTGGGGTTGAAAATGGACAATTCCCGATTATTTATGTCAGTGAGCAAGGCAAGGATGTCTTAACAGGTGGCGTAAAAGTACATCGCAAAGTATCTGTCATTACGAAACAAATTACAGCGGACAATCCATTATTTGAGCAATTTCGTGCACTCCGCCGCCAATTAGCACAAGATGCAGGCGTGCCGCCGTTCGTTGTCTTTTCGGATAAAACATTGCAAGATATGGCAGCGAGAATGCCTATTACAGAAGAGGATTTCCTTGAAGTACATGGCGTTGGTCAGGCCAAGCTTGAACGTTATGGTGAGGCATTTATGAACGAAATTAAATTATATACGATGCAAAATGCATAATAAAACATCCGAAGCGCAACAGCAATGACTAGCGCTTCGGATGTTTTTGGTCACAAGCTTGAGGGAACGGGGTTACTATTCACATTGGCATCTGTTTTTCGGCAGAGTGCGACGAGTGCGTAGACGAGCGGCGTTTCCAAAATTGTTACAATGAATTTAAAAACATATTGCGATGCAATTAGCGTAAGAAGTGCACTAAATGGCATTGTGCCGATAAATGCAATGGTGAGAAAAATAGATGTATCAATGAGCTGGCTAGCCATCGTTGATGTATTGTTTCGTAACCATAATTTCTTTTCGCCATGGCGTTTCTTCAATTTATCAAAAATCAAGACATCGATATTTTGGCTAACTAGATAAGCGATAAGGCTTGCAGCGGTCACACGGAAACCGGCTGTGAAAATGATTTCGAACGATTGTTGGTTTTCGTAAAAAGGTGCTGCCGGCAATTGAATTGCAATCCAGATGAAAATAATCGCAAAAAGCTGTGTCAAGAAGCCGGTTAGTACTGTTCGATGCGCGGCCTTTTTTCCATACACTTCTGTAATAACATCAAGAATAGGATAAGTGAACACATAGACAATAACTGCCGCAGGTAAGACAATCCAACTCCCCACACTAAACAATTTCACTGCTAATATATTGGATAAAATCAACAAACCGACGAACAGACCATTCAAATAATAAAGCATTTTTGTAACACTCCTCTTATCGGTTATCGATTGTTTCCGGATACATATCATGATTCATCATCCGATGATCGGCCATTTGTTCATATTTTGTATCAGGTATCCCATAGTTACAATAAGGGTCAATGGACAAACCGCCACGCGGGGTGAATTTGCCCCATACTTCTATGTAGCGTGGTTCAATCAGTTTGATTAAATCATTCATGATAATATTGATGCAATCTTCATGGAAATCTCCGTGATTGCGGAAGCTAAATAGATACAGCTTGAGCGACTTACTTTCCACAAGTTTTTTATCTGGAATAAAACTAATATAGATTGTTGCAAAATCAGGTTGTCCTGTCATCGGACAAAGTGAAGTAAACTCGGGACAGTTAAATTTTACAAAGTAATCGCGATTGACGTGCATGCTATCAACTGACTCTAGTATTCCAGGGTTGTACTCGTACAAGTACTGCGTGTTTTGATTGCCGAGCAATGTTAGATCGGTTAATGTTGCTTCATCTCTTCCAGCCAATAAAAAAACCTCCCATAAATTTGTCAGGGAGGGTCATAAACGCCGAAAAAAAAGCCATGTCAAATGGACATGGCGAAGTATCGTCATCCATAGTTTTTTTAAGAGGGTCGCTATGAACCTCTCCCAGACGGGGTATTCGTTTCGTCTTTGACATTAACCGACTAACGATGATTTGTCAATAGACCTATTTTTTCTCATGCCGATGAGAGCGTACGTAGCAATAGCTAGTAAAATAGCACCTGTCAGCATGAATCCATCTTTGTAGGTGAGGTCAAGGTACCCGATGACGCTAGATCCCGCAACGACACCCATCGAAAAGAAGGCATAGAAATAACCGTATGCTTTCCCGCGGAACTCAGCGGAAGACGAATCGATAAGCAATGAATTGATGGAAGGGAATAGGAATGCGAATCCAGCTCCATAAACAGCCATTGCCATATACAAGTAA comes from Sporosarcina sp. FSL K6-3457 and encodes:
- a CDS encoding methyl-accepting chemotaxis protein yields the protein MKTLNLTKNGLLMILSGCSVGLAIIIHVLHRQFNFLSSYLSLSGISSLSSGLTTLTNILLLIPIGLFFIALWLFRKDKVHPRIPIYLTLTLTFSSIAMIAGENGLVEYHFSIFMVVAIIASFTSIRLILLSLTVFAVHHLAGYFYFPQLLCGTSDYSFPLLMLHFIYLIFTCLATMLIIYINKLTENRLTAEKELQQAHLDQLLAEIDQTSTVMVNHVDKLTEGTSDSAKASQEITSVLLQNSAAVEEQLASLQDSVDKNRLIVNQVEQIHNSTEIVTDKAKNSLHEAITGKETVQEVVTQMTVITETVGSIKQLIEDLEVKSSEVGKLLQVITTISDQTKLLALNASIEAARAGEHGKGFSIVAEEVRNLAIGTEQSAAEIQVVISTIQTQIKEVANEMDSGMKEIDKGTEKIIVSERAFDTIHEATMEVEKEIDDVSEATTILLEQTNLTNTLLEEITESIHHSLENIEGISAASEQQSAATEILSTITLSLGEVAHKLDELVEQANES
- a CDS encoding response regulator produces the protein MRAILVDDEHLALQYLGKLLQEIDGVKIIGTYINPYEAIEAILQEKPDIVFLDIEMPEMNGIELAEKIQETLPTTHIVFITAFSEYAVKAFEINAVDYIVKPVQRDRLSKTLWRIAKEFTEISNSTVPSRSARVSMFQSLSFVWSGDVSEPIDVRWRTSKVRGIFALLLQNRGTFVQKDLLLDLFWPEMDLEKGFIQLYSAVYQIRKTIASTNFDMSIVNHENGYRLDLNGVTVDVDEWEKGIEQVAAITDKTLEEHRKLLELYQGDYLAKEEYVWAEGERERLRVLWLQHIFKVADYLVSDRQFGEAVSLYLRVQIAQPFLDESYFKLMQLYGQLGDHRSVEQQYSQLTAMLQEEYDAKPRAIIREWYEKWLGASGISIS
- a CDS encoding GGDEF domain-containing protein; translated protein: MLHFFRTDDNKEVLHQFIDLLQEKITLHDYPLSFKINDTQEVIHYSVEATTILVEEEKLFYLVWRNVTEEIENDRLIKHMAYHDVLTALHNRAYFVPKVKDRLIELTTSSPKESALILIDLNRFKRINDTYGHAIGDQVLQHTATLLKQAVRSNDLVARLGGDEFVIFLENFPTQQAVTDWSKRLQESFKENLFITDAITLQIEPSIGIAFFPADADHFEDLFQLADSNMYEHKLKARKAE
- the recQ gene encoding DNA helicase RecQ, encoding MEKALHILTTYFGYPSFRTGQEQVIRGVMQGQDTLCVMPTGGGKSVCYQVPALVMEGTVLVISPLISLMKDQVDALHQVGIPAAYINSSLSSEEYFGTMELAMAGKYQLLYVAPERLDSPAFKNQLRQMNIPMVAIDEAHCISQWGHDFRPSYRNISSIVSLFDEKPVVLALTATATPDVREDICRQLGISEANTVMTGFERANLTFSVIKGQDREKFVKDYVKKNDGEAGIIYAATRKAVDSVHETLRKSGVAVAKYHAGLGDVERQSEQDRFLMDEATVMVATNAFGMGIDKSNIRYVIHYQMPKNMESYYQEAGRAGRDGLDSECTLLFSSQDVQTQRFLIDQSQDENRIPAELEKLQSMIDFCHTEACLQKFIITYFGETDVVNCGRCANCTDTRESTDVTVDVQKVLSCVIRMKQRFGKTMIAQVLTGSRNKKVLEFGFEKLPTYGLMKDRSAKDISDFIEFIISENYLGVENGQFPIIYVSEQGKDVLTGGVKVHRKVSVITKQITADNPLFEQFRALRRQLAQDAGVPPFVVFSDKTLQDMAARMPITEEDFLEVHGVGQAKLERYGEAFMNEIKLYTMQNA
- a CDS encoding queuosine precursor transporter, with amino-acid sequence MLYYLNGLFVGLLILSNILAVKLFSVGSWIVLPAAVIVYVFTYPILDVITEVYGKKAAHRTVLTGFLTQLFAIIFIWIAIQLPAAPFYENQQSFEIIFTAGFRVTAASLIAYLVSQNIDVLIFDKLKKRHGEKKLWLRNNTSTMASQLIDTSIFLTIAFIGTMPFSALLTLIASQYVFKFIVTILETPLVYALVALCRKTDANVNSNPVPSSL
- the queF gene encoding preQ(1) synthase, yielding MAGRDEATLTDLTLLGNQNTQYLYEYNPGILESVDSMHVNRDYFVKFNCPEFTSLCPMTGQPDFATIYISFIPDKKLVESKSLKLYLFSFRNHGDFHEDCINIIMNDLIKLIEPRYIEVWGKFTPRGGLSIDPYCNYGIPDTKYEQMADHRMMNHDMYPETIDNR